The Falco biarmicus isolate bFalBia1 chromosome 20, bFalBia1.pri, whole genome shotgun sequence genome window below encodes:
- the LOC130141753 gene encoding uncharacterized protein LOC130141753: MDVLAFYNGISQQIQSLVDMVQAQDSEGLKIFVERRICECKNADSSRAAVGAEQCDQHCSNDFVAGAPWQEATELMKALEMLLGNAPCKNVAVKQAMELKVHGQEAVAVVSSLDSLASESKPEVVEGQDRELFSRKDAFFSFPGHEEHGFDLQLAYLAELEVEGLIAASPLAKTLCEIKQALVNLQQPSDLVNPDSKHQTSMGSSALF, translated from the exons ATGGATGTGTTGGCATTTTACAATGGAATCAGCCAGCAGATTCAAAGTCTTGTG GACATGGTGCAAGCACAGGACTCTGAAGGCCTGAAAATCTTTGTTGAGCGAAGGATTTGTGAGTGTAAAAATGCAGACAGCAGCCGGGCAGCAGTGGGTGCCGAACAATGCGATCAACACTGTAGCAACGACTTCGTGGCAG GTGCTCCATGGCAAGAGGCAACAGAATTAATGAAAGCTCTGGAAATGCTTCTTGGGAATGCTCCGTGTAAGAACGTAGCTGTGAAACAAGCGATGGAGCTAAAGGTCCACGGGCAGGAGGCGGTGGCAGTTGTATCCTCGCTGGACAGCCTGGCCAGTGAAAGTAAACCAGAAGTAGTGGAAGGGCAG GATCGTGAGCTTTTCAGTAGGAAAGACGCTTTCTTCAGCTTCCCTGGACATGAAGAACATG GTTTCGATCTCCAGTTGGCTTATCTGGCTGAGTTGGAGGTGGAGGGCCTGATAGCAGCTTCCCCCCTTGCCAAGACTCTGTGTGAGATCAAGCAAGCTTTGGTGAACCTGCAGCAACCTTCAGACCTTGTTAATCCAG ACAGCAAACATCAAACAAGCATGGGGAGCTCAGCCCTCTTCTGA